The genomic DNA cccacccaccccctcccccatcttcCCGCTCCTTCAGCTGGAAAGCGCAGCAAGGGTTTATTTTCACGGATGGGGAGTGAAAACAGCGCTCTCTTTGTTTTGGCTGCCGTGTCTTTCCCAGTTGAAGAGGTGGAGTGTCCAGGGGACCGGGGTGGGCCTCAGGACGCCacgtggagagggaggaggcgggggggcagaggggggtcAAAGTATAGGTCCCTTTCAAACCGGGTGAGAGGGCAGCTCCAGCAGCGTGGGCGTCAGTGTGGAGGCCAAGTGTTTCAACCCAACTTCTGTACTCTCTGCTTTGGTTATGTCCACGTCTTCCCCCTTCCCTTGTGGGCAACGGATGGCACTGAAGTAGGCATTCATCAGCTGCATGATCTCAGCCAGCtgccagagagaaagagaggaaggtcAGGCTTTAGCATCAGTCTGGCGCTGCTACAGGAGGGTGGAGCTGCGCGGTGTTCTCCAGCATCCAAGAGAATTGGCTCATCTAAAAGcagatgataatgatgatgatgatgatgatgatgatatttgGCACTTGCAGGGGAACATTTCATGTGTGGAATGGATATTTCATCACATATTTTCTTCTACAGCTGTTATGGAAATATAGCAAatataaccccccccacccccccaccccccccccttgacTCTGATTAGCAATAAGCAGCAGTTAGGAAGATGAACcacggctcctcctcctccatcttatTTTCATTCCTGGTAAAATTCCATTAAGGTCGGCCCATACGAGGATGACAGTTTATTAAAACGAGCCTTCTTAGTTTGGcctcaataaataaataacagacaGTTTTATGTCCCAATAATGTTCAGAGGCATTTTTGTTCTGTGCAGGAAAATCAAGTCAATTAGGCCAAAGTAACAGGATTTGCTTTGTGctggggggggtagggggggtcTTGGTTTCTCAGAAATGTTGCATCATACTTAACGCAATACCCTGCTGTAATAAAACTCACCCACTGTTGTCAGGAAGTTCAAAAGTTTGGTGCTTGGCTGTGGTTGGGGAGCCAAAATAAGTCGTGTGCGCTCCTTTGAGAGCGGAATTATACGTTTTTAGAACGGctcggacggacggagggagggcCTTTCGAGCACAGCGACACGGAGGTGATAAAACCGAGCAATGCGGCGTTCACACGCGGCGTTGGGCGGCTTTAACTGGAGGAGGGTGCCAGAATAccttggtggtttcaaacagcAGATCCCGGTCCCCAGCTGTGATCCTGAAGGTGTTGCTATCAGACACACCGTAGGAACAGATCTGGCCGTAGGGGAAAGACTCCAGGGCCTCAGCCTCTCCTTGCCGGTACAGAGACACAGATGTAGCAGCGACGCCCAACCACAGCTTCTGGGAAAAGCTTCCAGTTGAACTCTGGGGAGAGCCAGATGTCAGCACAACTGACCCCGAGCGACCTCGGAACACAGCGGCGGTCTAACTTTTAGCGACCCTAATAAATAAAACGACGTAGCCGGCGCAGCACTCACAATGTAGAAGTCCACTTCGTAAAGCGTGCATCCGAAACCCGACCACTGGCGTGCGATGGCGAGGTAAGCGGCTATGCTGTCCCTGCAGCCGTAGCCGACGAGACCTCGCCACCGCTCCAGGATGACCCCCATAACTGCCGCCGCTTCTTCTTTCAGCCGACTGCGCAGGTGAATGTCCTGCTTGAGCTTCTGCTTGTGCGCCGCCGTGGCGGCGTGGCTCCACAGCGCTCCTGCCAACAGCCCAGAGGTGAAGCGCTGCGTGGAGTGGCAGCCCTGAGCTGCCACCTGGCAGGGGGACAGGGCTTGTGCTGAAGACAGGGACACCAGGACCCGAGCCTCTAACATGTGATTTGGAAACAGCTCCTCCAGAGGAGGACAAGGGGCGTGTGTGCTGAAGTCCCCCATCAGAAACTGAAGCCTGAGAGCCGCGAGGGTCTGAAGGTCTTCCTCACAGCCTGGCAGCTGTCCACGCACCACCATCTCGTGACACTGAGGCCGGAAAGAAGCAAAATACAGAACAAACTGTCGGTAAGTCTCCTTCCTGTAATCAAAACCTTCCATCCCAAACCATTTGACTTTTTCATTGAGTTCTTCCCTGGAGAGACCCGAGGAAAACTATTCTAATAAAACAAGTGCCAGTTCTTTTTTGCCCCTTCTGTTCTGCAGCCAGCGCTCTTAGTCACACTTTTGAATGCATTTTACACCCATATAATATTATTCCATAAAAACAATGATTCAACGAAATGTGACGAATGAATCACTGCAGTAAAATCAAGGATGGCTCATGGTTCACAGTTCAGACATCTGCGTTCTGCTTCATTACctgctcaaacagaaagagaTACTCGATGCTGTCCACCGATATGCTGTCTGTATCCATCaggcagtagagtttgaaacaCAGCTTCCACTGGGATTTGGCTTCTGATTCTTTACTGGCGAGGCTACAGACGGGGACAAAACAAGAGTCGTAAATTTGTTCCATGTTAAACGTGTTCTCTACAGGTCGCCAGGTATTGTTGGAGTACTGTAACATGAACCTGAATTCAAGTGTTTCATGCTTTCACAAAGCTGTGACTTGCTTTGCTGGCAGAAATAATACAAGTCCAGTTTCCCAGCCAAGTGCTGTATTTGAGACAAGGTCGTCAGTTATCAAGGATAACAGTGCACGTTAAGAGGGTGAGAGGAGATAAATACACAATCTCCTGCTGTGTTCACGTTCAGTGGGTGATAAATGACTCAGGTCTCTGCCGGAGCTGTTGATAGCTCGTCTGTCTACTTGTTTATTATGTCTGACCTctttgggaagggggggtctgTTCTGTTTTACAGGCTGAAGACTGACATTTACTTTACAAACCTGGTCAGGACGTCTGCGATCAGAGCGCTGCCGGCCACTGGCTGCTCCCAGACCGAGCTCTGTTTGTACAGTGCAAATGTGTTGTTGCTGTCCTGCAGGCCGAGCTTCTCCTGCATCCTCCGCACCACCTGGAAGTTGGTAGCAATGACAGATGAGCACCCAAAAGGTTCATTTGGAggtaaaaacaaaagataaGCAGCATAGATAAGCAGGTGATGTTCTTTGAAAATTGGAAGCGGAACACAATTGAGAACAAAAGAAGTGTCCCCCGACCTCATTGGCAGTCGTGTGTGAGCTGATGTAGAGTTGGCACGATCCAGGACCAGGATAGTGGACCGTGCACAGCATTTTCTGTCGGTTCATCAGGGTCTGGATCTCTTCCCAGCAGGGCACGCACTCCCGACACTTG from Takifugu rubripes chromosome 5, fTakRub1.2, whole genome shotgun sequence includes the following:
- the plekhh3 gene encoding pleckstrin homology domain-containing family H member 3; this translates as MPLHAVCWFLCCRQGFSLLGRDYGEKEEEESFELRNKEDLTPSGRSPAEVTVCQPTHTANGSKGHTISEVSEEMKSLVIEKSKMGLDEEPELLVKGWLLLEVRGNWIKQRRYWFVLSQDSLDYYSGSEKGARRLGTLVLTSLCSVIWPDKQKYKETGFWNITVYGRKHCYRLYTKHFNEAVHWACAIQKIIDTKAPVETPTQLLIRDIEENKFHPEVVEHIYQHNPILKYTQGPLYAPLLPFPYGSLEHTYHSGKGYGSVREEAVKLFNCLQQLESSREPVPIIQGVLQTCLDLRPLRDEVYCQLVKQTSYTPAPYTAAHLRYWQLLTCMSCTFLPGPNVLKYLRFHLKRIQSQNPESEMDNYASFINEALDKTKCRECVPCWEEIQTLMNRQKMLCTVHYPGPGSCQLYISSHTTANEVVRRMQEKLGLQDSNNTFALYKQSSVWEQPVAGSALIADVLTSLASKESEAKSQWKLCFKLYCLMDTDSISVDSIEYLFLFEQCHEMVVRGQLPGCEEDLQTLAALRLQFLMGDFSTHAPCPPLEELFPNHMLEARVLVSLSSAQALSPCQVAAQGCHSTQRFTSGLLAGALWSHAATAAHKQKLKQDIHLRSRLKEEAAAVMGVILERWRGLVGYGCRDSIAAYLAIARQWSGFGCTLYEVDFYISSTGSFSQKLWLGVAATSVSLYRQGEAEALESFPYGQICSYGVSDSNTFRITAGDRDLLFETTKLAEIMQLMNAYFSAIRCPQGKGEDVDITKAESTEVGLKHLASTLTPTLLELPSHPV